The nucleotide window AATCCCAGCTAGGGGGACATTGGCTTCAGCTGTAGGGACAATTTTTCTCATCAGTGAAATGACAAATTTAAGCATGATTGCATGTTGTTGGAAGGAACTGGTTGAGTAATACAGGGAGATAAGGCACGGTCGATTTGTTTTGGGAAGAAATGTTTGAGTCTTAGGGATCAAGACTTAAAAATCATCTGAATGTTTTACATACATAGGCCGATGAGGCTTAGTTCTCATCCCTCTTTATTAATCGATTACCAAACTAGTCACATCTCCACATTAATCTAATTTGTCCTTCTTCTCTGGCAATGCGCCAGTTTCGATGAGGAGCTAGGGCCCAAAATAAAGCAACCAATAACTGCAGAATCTCCCTTGCACTAGTTAATCATTACTTACCCAATCTTTTGAAGGCAATTAAATCTCTGTCAAATGTAAATGGTTGGGGACAGTCTTTTCTCTAGAAAAGCCTGCAAGAAAAATTCACGCACGCAAAACGATAAATGGTTTGATTGCTTTATCATTTAAGATATAGCCAGAGGCCCTAGCTACTTATCGAAAACCGGCGCATTGCCAGAGCAGAATGACAACTGGGATTTTAATGGGAAGATAGTGACTGCGTTGGGTGTAGTCAAATTAGATTGAAGGGTTTTTGAACCTGACGCAAAATCTTGAGAGATCCGGCTTCGAATCCCCTACATCAGAGTGGGGTTAATGGGGAGTTATGAGGGAAGGTAGCCCCAACTGCTGGATCTGGCAAAATTGAATTGGGCAGTTCAAACAACCCCATTTTCGCATTTATGGTAACAATCCATGGCCTATATGCCAAAGATATTGTAGATCTTGTACTTTATTTTATGGGGTTTTTAGATCTAGGTCCAAAAATATAAAGTGTTTTTAGAAATGAATCTAGTTATCTAATTATATGGTTTTAATTCTTTTAtgctcattttatattttctaaaaatattaaaaatcaattaaaatcttttgatattatgcattttccaactccaaaatatctaattaatatcatataacaaaaaataataatatactaacataaatctaTTTGTAAAACATTCTACCCTAACTCAAGTagcaaatatatgaatgtatattatacttataagtgaaatatgaaacctaactaaaatgtaaaaaaaatatatatatacctacAAGCAAGACACATTAATCTGTGACAGTTTGACTATGAAAAAGAATCTgtcatataggtagataaatacaattaatctgtgatataggttgattataaaaattaaaataaaatctataaatgggttaaagtaggaggaagaacaaaaaataacaaataaataaaaagaaataatcaaagagataattaagaagaaatttgatttttataataaattttttcattaaagagataattcttgataattaaataaaagaaattggacttattttaataaactgGAATATTCTTACTATTAGCTCaaaaaattggacttatatcaagtttccccttattttatttcattttataaaaagaaTAGCCCTCTTCCCCTCCGGTACCATATGTTTATGGAAAACAACTCAAAAACCCTTCAATCTAATTTGACTCCACCCAACGCAGTCATTATCTCCCCATTAAAATCCCAATTGTCCTTCTGCTCTGGCAATGCGCCGGTTTCCGATAAGTAGCTAGGGCATCTGACCAGATCCAAAATGATAAAGCAATCAAACCATTTATTGCCCTCCTCATTTGTCGTTCTGCGTGCGTGAATTTTTCTTACAGGCTTTCCAGAACGAAGACTGTCCCCAACTATTTACATTTGACAAGATTTAATTGCCTTCAAAAGATTGGGTAAGTAATGATTAACTAGTGCAAGGGAGATTCTGCAGTTATTGGTTGCTTTGGCCGTGCATTGCCAGAGAAGAAAGACAAATTGGATTAATGTGGCTAGTTTGGTAATCAATTAATAAGGAGAGATGAGAACTAAGCCTATGTATGTAAAGCATTCAGATGACTCTTAAGTTTTGATCCCTAAGACTCAAATATTTCCTACCAAAACAAATCGACTGTGTCTTTTCTCCCTATATTACTCAACCAGTTCGTTCAACAGCAAGCAATCATGCTGCAATTTGTCATTTCACTGTTGAGAAAAATTGTCCCTGCAGCTAAAGCCAATGTCCTTTCAGCTGGGATTATGGCAAAACTGCAATCTGGCAACAATGCCTTGAGAAACAACAGCCGGAAATTGGAGAAGCACCTATAAGCTTGggtgaaaattttggaagccaTAAACGACCTACATGATCAAGATAGGGCCTACATCACTTCTGTTAAACATGCAAAGCTCCTAGATCGACTTCGAAAGGGTGATAAGTTGACAGACAAAGGAAATAGTCTGTTTAACAGCGAGGGGAAGCCGGAAACGAAGCTAGAAGCCCAGttaaagagagaggaagagaacaAGCTGCCTAAGGTGCCACTGTGGCACAGAAATATCGTTGACATCCTCAAGGATTTGTCCGAATGCGCAAGAAATGTCATCCATCAATTCTGCGAAAAGAAAGGCCTTGATATCGATGAGTTCAAGGTCTTATCCGTCAGTGTGAGGATCGACTGATATTAAAAGCTTTGTTGGCTCCCCATTATCTATCTATGGGTTGTCAGTAGATAATGGGGAGCCACCAAAGCTTTCAATATCAGTCGATCCTTACATCGGTAGGCATGACCTTGACCTTCTCGACATTAAGGCCTTTTTTGTTGCAGAATTGATAGATGCCACTTCTTGCACATTTGGACAAATCCTTGAGGATGACAATGGTGTTTTCCATGCCACAGTGGTACCTTAAGCAGTTTGCTATCTTCCTCTTTCCTCATCTTGGCTTCTAGCTTCGTTTTCGGCTTCCCCTCGCTGTTCAGCAGACCCTTTCCTTTGTCTGTCAACTTATCACTCATTTGGAGTTGATCCAGGAGCTTTGCATGTTGAACAGAAGCGATGTAAGCCTTATCCTGATCACGTAGGTTGTTTATGGCTTCCAAAATTTTGACCCTGACTTCCAGGTGTTTCTCTAATTTGCAGCTGTCGTTTCTCAGGACATTGTTGCCAAATTGCAGCTTTGCCATAATCCCAGCTAGGGGGACATTGGTTTCAGCTGTAGGGACAATTTTTCTCATCAGTGAAATGGCAAATTTAAGCATGATTGCATGTTGTTGGAAGGAACTGATTGAGTAATACAGGGAGAGAAAGCACGGTCAATTTGTTTTGGGAAGAAATGTTTGAGTCTTAGGGATCAAGACTTAAAGAGCCATCTGAATGCTTTACATATATAAGCCGATGAGACTTAATTCTCATATCTCTTTATTAATCGATCACCAAGCTAGTCACATCTCCACATTAATCCAATTTGTCCTTTTTCTTTGGCAATGCACTGGTTTCGATGAGGAGCTAAGGCCCAAAATAAAGCAACCAATAACTGCAGAATCTCCCTTGCACTAATTAATCATTACTTACCTATCTTTTGAAGGCAATTAAATCTTTGTCAAATGTAAATGGTTAGGGACAATCTTTGCTCTGGAAAGCCTGCAAGAAAAATTCACGCACGCAGAACGACAAATGAGGAGGGCGATAAATGGTTTGATTGCTTTATCATTTTGGATCTGGCTAGAGGCCCTAGCTACTTATCGGAAACCGGTGCATTGCCAGAGCAGAATGACAACTGGGATTTTAATGGGGAGATAGTGACTGCGTTAGGTGGAGTCAAATTAGATTGAAAGGTTTTTTAGCCTGACGCAAAATCTTGAGAGATCCGGCTTCGAATCCCCTACATTAGCGAAGACTGTCCCCAACGAATTACATTTGATAGAGATTTAATTGCCTTCAAAAGATTGGGTAAGTAATGATCAACTACTGCAAGGGAGATTCTTGACAttccacatcgaccaacggagaagggatgatgtgtcttatatgtacatgtccacCTCCATATAActcgaggcattttgggaactcactggcttcggattccatcgaaactccaaagttaagcaagtttgTGCCCTAGGATTAACCTCACTGGAGTCTGGGATGTGataaaatggtatcagagccactctgccgtgtggtgcgagtgtgccgacgaggacgtcgggcccctaagggggtggattgtgacatcccacatcgaccaacggaaaaagagtgatgtgccttatatgtacatgcccacctccatatagaaCGAGATCTTTTGgaaactcactggcttcagattccatcgaaactccgaagttaagcaagtttggGCTAGAGtagtcctaggatgggtgactccCTGGGGTGTGACAAACCCGTGAGGGAATGATAAGCCCAGAGCGGGCAATATCGTGCTAGACGAGCCTAGGATGTGACAATTCTGCAGTTATTGGTTACTTGATTTGGGCCCTAGCTCCTCATCGGAAACCGACACATTGCCAGAGTATAAGGACAAATTGGATTAATATAGATATGTGACTAGTTTAGTGATTGATTAATAAGGAGAGATGAGAACTAAGCCTCATCGGTCTATATATGTAAAGCATTCGGATGACTCTTAAGTCTTGATCCTTAAGACTCAAATATTTCCTCCCAAAACAAATCGACTGTGCCTTCTTTCCCTATATTACTCAACCAGTTCCTTCCAACAGCAAACAATCATGCTGAAATTTGCCATTTCACTTATGAGAAAAATTGTTCATGCAGTTGAAGCCAATGTCTATCCAGCTGGGATTATGGCAAAGCTGCAATTTGGCAACAATGTCCTGAGAAACAACAGCTGCAAATTGGAAAAGCACCTGAAAACTTgggtgaaatttttttaagccATAAACGACTTTCGTGATCAGGACAAGGCCTACATCACTTATGTTCAACATGCAAAGCAACTAGATCGACTCTTAAGGGGTGATAAGTTAACAGACAAAGGAAAAGGCCCGTTGAACAACGAGAAGAAGCCAAAAACGAAGCTAGAAGCTAAAATGGGGAGAGAGCAAGCTGCCTAAGGTGCCACTGTGGCACGGAAACAGTGTTAACATCCTCAAGGATTTGTCCAAATGTGCAAGAAGTACCATCCATCAATTTGCGACAAGAAATGCCTTGATGTCGAGAAGGTCAATGTCCTGCTCGCCGGTGTAAGGATCGACTAATATTGAAAGCTTTGTTGACTCCCCATTATCTCCATTATCTATCTATTTATCTATCTATAGGTGGTCAATAGATAATGGGATAACGGGAAGCCACCAAAGCTTTCAATATTAGTCGATCCTCACACCAGTGGGCAAGACCTTGACCTCCTCGACATTGAGGTCTTTCTTGTCGCAGAATTGATGAATGCCATTTCTTGCACATTTGGACAAATCCTTAAGGATGACAATGGTGTTTTCCTTGCCACAGTGGCACCTTAGCCAGCttactctcttcctctctcatcATCTTGGTTTCTAGATTCGTTTTCAACTTCCCCTCGCTGTTCAGCAGGCCCTTTCCTTTGTCTGTTAACTTATCACCCATTCGGAGTCGATCTAGGAGCTTAGCATGTTGAACAGAAGTGATGTAGGCCATGTCCTGATCACGTAGGTCATTTAtggcttccaaaattttcaccCTGGCTTCCAAGTGCTTCTCCAATTTGCAGTTGTTGTTTCTCAAGACATTGTTGTCAAATTGCAACTTTGCCATAATCTTAGCTAGGAGGACATTGGCTTCAGCTGCAGGGACATTTTTTCTCATAAGTGAAATGGCAAATTTCAGCATGATTGCTTGATGTTGGAAGGAACTGGTTGAGTCATACAGGGAGAGAAGGCACAGTCGATTTGTTTTGGAAGGAAATGTTTGAGTCTTAGGGATCAAGACTTCAAGAGTTATTTGAATGCTTTACATATATAGGTCGTTGAAGGTTAATTCTCATCTCTCCTTATTAATCGATCACCAGACTAGTCACGTATCCACATTAATCCAATTTGCCCTTCTTCTCTGGCAATGCATCGATTTCTGATGAGGAGCTAAGGTCCAAAATAAAGCAACCAATAACTGCAAAATCTCCCTTGCAGTAGTTGATCATTACTTACCCAATCTTTTGAACATGCACCCTTAATTGACATGGATCCTCTAATTcttccaaaaaaagaaaaatcaccaAACCCGCCCTGAATATGTATACGTTATTTAGGGATGCTAGCTTTTGTATTGTAATATGCATGGGACATTACcatgacaaaataaaatcaaaagtatTGTCTGCTGACCTTTAAAATTATGCTGaaatacatatacacacatacCCAAGAAAAATGCactaaataaaagataaaatcaaagtgtcaacttTCAAGGGCATGCATACTGTTAGTAGTTGTTTTTGTATTGAATTTTCAAaggaatttgaaagaaaatgagatgatTTTCTGTTTGCAATATCCTTGATGTATCTAATTAGGTCAAATGTATTTTCTGTTTGAAAGAAAAGGAGATGAATTTCAGTGAGAAGGTAGTATATATAGCAGATGATGTATTCGCTAAATTTGTGTATGGTTTAATAACGTTCACTAAACTTATATCTGGTTTAATAATGTCCGCTAAACTTGGTCATTCTCATGGTTAATTTTGTATCTAGTTTAATAACGTTCGTAGTTTAGTTTTTTCTTAATTAGAAGGTTTGATATTCTTATGATTTTATATAGGTGCCATGCAAAACTCATCAAACCATGCCTAATTAACTTTCATATTGGTGCCATGCATATGGATATAAATATATTACTTTCTCTAAGAGCTTTTTCAGTGAAGTTCTTAAATAGAGACAACTATCGTATAAaagtataaaacaaatatatggaCAAAATGAATCTCCAGTGGATTGAAAAGTGAGTCTCTAAAGAGATACTTGGTGTATTTTGACACATCCCGATTTGGAATGTCCACTTGAattccgaatcgagttgtgttggccgacacctggagggtgacaaagccataaagtgtagtgtagtGGGAAAATgatgttaattaatttaaacctaaaagttcATGATCAAAAGAGTGCGCGGGTGAGCGAGATTGAACTTatttcacatgtgatgtcaAAGCATAAGACATTATAAAAAATAGGAAGAGGGTTATACCACTAAAGATAACCATCTCCTGAGATTTACCAGGATCCTCGTTTACACGTAAGCACAACAactaaacctggaggggcgaaaaacaaagttgagtgggtcaacAAAACAACGTTTGtaagaaaacctttattttcgaacatagtaaccccttgctgtaaaacaagtatagttttcgTAAAACATACTAAGTATGTAACAAAAGTACAACAACCATATAACCAGAATTATACCCAATCATGATATATCAAATGCCGCAGTAATATAATTAttgataatcaagtataactaagtgctcatccatctaagctgacgCACGAGTTCGtacaaataatttctgacccgAACAGGACTGGATATAATCAATacactctagtactacgatcacgtgaaggctggtgCAGAAGCACAGTCAGATACGAGTCGGAATTGTCTAATGCaatctgtacgacaggactgacACCTAATTTGGATCCAAGGCAAGCAAACGATGCGGATGTGAACTTACACGAGAAGGACTGGCCCTTGCCCTGGGGCGAGTACTAGCACCaaggtgcagcaagatgagcatgtacaaatatgtatgcATGTCATGACAACAATATcacaaccatatagcagcatttatcacaatttatatcacaataacgatacttggcaatataagCGTAAAATGAAACACACATTTATGGGAACTATAActatgtataggtataaaaataaattgccCACTCAAAGTTACTTACAATGACACATTCGTTCGAGCTACGAAACCGGAGTCTCCGATAGTaatcgcacctaagcataatattgagactcattagtaaaactcaattaaaacgCTTGAATTTGGAATAACAAACGACGGATTCGGAATCAGTGTGTCGAAATACGCTAATGAGAATCCCgagcaaattttgtaaaaagtcaacaATCGATTCTAAAAAATCAACTGAGACGCCCCAGTTGTCAACCACGTTAAAACTTTAGAATTTCATTAAATGGATGTTAAAAATAGACTCGGAAcatcaaaattagcctaagaaCTAAGAGGGTTCAAGAATATTCCAAAAAATATTCTGAGCCCAATTAGGTTAATGAACCAACTGGACCTTAGGTTAAAGAGGCATGGGTCAATGGCCCAAAAGTTTGGACCAAAAGAATAAGGGccgggcttttgggcttgagccCACCGATTTCCCCATTTTCCTTCACTGCAGATTTTCGACTGAAAAGGGGtgaaactcaaactttaaacaACGATATCTCattcgtttctcaaccaaaattgatTATTCAAAGACCTAAGTGAAGTAGGAAATGCAAGAAACAAAACCATACCAAAATAGAGCCAAGTTAAGGTCGGTGTGGGACGGAAAAATGGCTTGAATGTGGCCAAATGGCCACTATCTAAGTTTTCCAGAATTTGAGATATTTCATTCCAAATTTGAAAGCTAATTTCTAGTTCGATATTTAACCaaactcaatgattcaaaagccaaaatgtaGTCAGGAATGTGGAGAACAGATTCATACCAAGTGGGGATCGAGTGGTGGCCGGAGTTGGTCATAAAATGACCTGAAATATGACCAAACGACCACGGCCTGgaaaattccagatttgcaCAGTGACTTTCCTTGAGTTTGTGGGAAGGTTGTGGTGTAGTCTAGGTTGTTGTTGTGTGTTACTGTTTGAGTGAAAACCCTCTAGGAGGGTTGGTTTTTTTGGAAGGAAGGAGAGGGCcgggagtgagggagagagtttgagagagtgagagtgttcagagagagagagaccatgATATTTTCAGAAAATGAGAGGGGGACTCACGGGTACAAGGTGAAATATGTGGGCCCTAGTGGCTCACAAAACAATGTCACTAAAGACGAAACACAAAATATTCGAAAAATGTTTGATGTTTCGATATGTAAAATCTTTGTTATATTTTCCATTTGCACCTACGTGTTCGTACTGTCGAGTGTTTCGAGAATACACTAAAATAGTAGCTTGTACCCGTCGCGAAAggatggtcaacgaaagtcaacaacCTTGTatctaagggcattttcataaatttatatttttaaaattaataaaattgtaaatGTAAGGATGGGTTGTCACATATTTATTTTAAGGATAAATTATgttctcatatatatatatatatatatatatatatatatatatatgtgtgtgtgtgtgagtgtgtgtttattttatgttttaaaatatatcaatggtTATTTCTTGCACTATATTAATAATTACGtgggtacattttttttttgctagaaCTATGTGAAGAACAAATTACTCTATTATTGACTTTTAAGTAATTGTTATACTTGTAACAATATTATTtggatttgtttaaatttcataatttgtaggatattgaatgcataaatttaaaagttaaattccTTAAATGATTCTAGGGACCTTGCTATTTAAACAAATAAGGTTTCATTCTAACAACTAGGTTAATTAGGGACTGGAACCAAAATAacccattttttaatttataccgatattctttttagttttaatttgtactcataattttgaattttaatttgtacccatattttcaatttaaattgacatataatgacttgtaaataatttaatattcaaATAATGACATGAAGAAAAGTCAAGGGACAttgatcaaaaataaaaaaggaataaggtttcaattatccaaaaaaaaaaaaatagaataacaataataataagaacaataataatactaatatgaTTTAATGATTTAAAATATAACCCCTTGGCCTTGGCAAGCTTCTCAAAACgaaccaaagaaaaaagaattgatCATTCTGATGCACTTGCATGATCTGATTTGCCTTTGGATCGGATCCCCTTTGGATTGATTAATTTGCCTTTAATTTTGGAGTTTGGACTCTGGACGCATGTGTTGGGGTTTGGATTTGAACTCTTTTGACAAAAGATACGGTCCATCCATTTATATCAGATAGTAAGATTCAAATATATTTGCAATCATATTAGAAGCGATGAAATATAAATTCACAACAAAACACGTTATGCAGTCACATAGGATTTAACAAAGCAAAATCCACTAATGAGAAAATCTCCGAACATTTTGCCAGCCAGAAGACAATATGTTATAAgtcaaacaaatacaaaaggGACTTGACTAGAACTCGGTCATACTAGAAGGCAGCTTCGTCCTCCGCGCCCTTGCTACTTGAGTACTCAGCAAATTTGCTCTCTCCGTGGTCGCGGTTGTCGATCACTTACTACACCACAAACCACTTTCTATAGCAAACCCAAAATTGCTATATAGAAAGTGTTCCATAACATTTTCTCCAATGCTATGTTACCCCTTGTGCGTTTGTTACACCGGACTATCTCGAACTGGATTAGtttcaaggactaagctggactggcttagactagactaagttggactaTTTTTGTGAAGCGTTTGATAGTGTTGGACTAAAAAGCAggataatgaaaataataataattaattctgttttttttctttttctttttcttgttccaGAACACTCTCTCTGGACTAAGAAACATCTCTCTTCCCTTAGCTTTTTTTCCGTCCAAATTCCACAATTTTGGACTAAgaatctctcttccctctcctttttttcgtccaaattcCATAATTTTCAAGAATCTCATCtccttgagagagagagaacctgcACATCCAGGGAGGCCAATGCGGCAACCAGATCGGCTCCAAGTTCTGGGAGGTCATCTACGACGGGCACGGCGTTGACCCCACCGGAAGGCACCACGGAGACGCCGGCTCCGATCTCCAGCTCGAGAGGATCAACATCTACTACAATGAGGCCTCCGGTGGCAGGTACGTTCCCCACGCTGTCCTCATGGATCTTGAGCCCGGTACCATGGACATCATCTGATCCGGCCCCTTCGGCCATATCTTCTGCCCTGACATCTTCATCTTCAGCCAGTCCGGCGCCGGCAGGTTAGGTCAGTTTGTGCTTGGTCTGGTGGTGTGATTTCGCAGGATAGAGGATAGAAGAGAGGACgcgaggagagagggagaggacgTGATTCTAGGACACGAGCAGCCATGAGAGAACGAGAGAGGTAGATAGAGGAGGTGATAGCAGAGTGAGGcgtcttagctagtcccatggttcCAGAGGGGACACGCTAAGACCAGCTAGCGTCGTTGTTAGTCGAGGCGAGTCCTCGCTAGTACCACTAATGTTAGTCCCGAGAGCAAACAAACACAGATTGCACTAAATCTTTAATCCAATCCAGTCCAGTGAAAGCTAAAGaaggcaaacaaacgcccccttataGCACTGATAAACTTTCTAAATGCTATTAAATGTTATACAATCATTCAACCGATGAAACATTGTCATTTCATCAATCAATCCTTTACAACCATAAAATCTCTCCATTTTTATACAACATTCATCAACTGGTTCCTTAATGTGTTCATTTCAGTACAAAGACAAGTAGTATGAGGAACCTTTCCTCCTCCATCACAATCCCTTACAATAATCCCAccatctcctcctcctccacctccgACAAGACCATTTAACAAATCAGctgcttctttcgctcccccaTACTGTAACAACTTCAGTCTTAAAGCACTTCCTGTAGCTAATGACAATGGATCCTCCTCACACAGCTTCAGCCATATCGTTGCCGCAAAACATTTCGCATACAAGTAGCTATAATAACCTGCGTGCGCAAGCAAGAAAAGCACATTTATCTGCCAAATGCCATGTACGAAAATCTATCCAATATCTACGCATCATCTAATTCTCAAGGTACGTACCTGCACCATAATTCACAAGGTGATTATATCGGGTATGCCAGTGTGTGCCCTCGACGTGCTTCCAACTAGTATATTCTCTTTTAAGATCCGCCACAATGATACTTGTTGGTGGGGTTGGCTGTTCCCCAAAGAATGTTTGGCCAAC belongs to Malus sylvestris chromosome 17, drMalSylv7.2, whole genome shotgun sequence and includes:
- the LOC126610594 gene encoding mitochondrial intermediate peptidase, mitochondrial-like, whose product is MRLDMLFIRCFQERITKTFLVAPSTLFEYYSLDYRVLRRFAKHNSTGEIIPEELVMQGARKMFAATDLQRQNFYAAVGQTFFGEQPTPPTSIIVADLKREYTSWKHVEGTHWHTRYNHLVNYGAGYYSYLYAKCFAATIWLKLCEEDPLSLATGSALRLKLLQYGGAKEAADLLNGLVGGGGGGDGGIIVRDCDGGGKVPHTTCLCTEMNTLRNQLMNVV